The genomic region AAGGCGGCCTCGTTATCGGTAGTTGCAGCGGTTGCCCCTAATGCTTTTTTCACAGGCGTGCCGGTGTTATCGTAAATGCCCACCCCGTTACGCACAAGGATGGTGAAACCCAACAGGCGGCCAATGGTTCCGTCAAGCAGGTTGGCTGTTCCAATTTTTTCAAGGCTCACAAAATTTTCAATACCCATAACATCAGCTACCATTGCCGGGGTAATCAGGGCAAAACGCTGGTCGCGGGGCACATTCATGCGGTCAAGTTTTTCAGCCACATTAATAAGGTCAGTTTGGGTAACTTTTAAGCGGTTACCTGTTGCGCCGGGGGCGGTAGCCACACGGGTGGCACCGGTGGTGCGCACAATATTGTCCGTTCCGTCAGGCAGCCACAGGTTGGCAAAAAAGTCGGCCAGCTTGGTATTAATAGTGTCAGAATGTTGCATAAGCACGCTCTGACGTTTGTTGTAATTGATTTCCAACTCCTCGGTATCGGTAATAAGGGTTGGGTCGCTGGTAAACTCGTTTAGGTCATAGTCGTTAGTATCGTCAGTACGCTGGCTTATTTGTGCAGGCAACGTGCTGCGGTTTATTTCAACATTAGGGTTAATGCCCTGAACCGGATATTGAACGGTTTTACCATTAACAACAAAAGGGGTATCATCCACGCTACGGCTATAAAAACTATTGTCGGGGAAGAGAACGCGCTCAAGGTCGTTACGGAAAACGGTAACAAACGGGTTGGCAAACGCCACTGCGTTAGGCCGGTTAACCAATACTGCTGCTGCAACGGACAAAACCCCGCTAATATGCAAGCTGGCCCCTTCATATACCACTTGGTCTACACCTGCAATACTCAACACAAACGCGCTGAATAAAAAGCCTGCAAAAGCGGCCAAAAGGGTGTACATAATTGCTACTGAACTACGGATTTTCATTGTATTTTCCTCTTATCTTGTTTTGTACTGTAATTAGTTTTTGTCGGGCTTAGTGCCGTATTGCGCTTCGAACAATGCGGCGTATTTGTCCCATTCCTCACGCTTCATTTTTAAAAGCCCGGTAGAATCCTGTTTTTGCCATGTTTCCAAATCCCAGGTGGCTTTGTTTTTCACATCCACTACCTGTGAAGGCGCAGTGGGGGTTTGTGGGGCAGTTTTCAAGTGCGCGTTTATATCCACAACGGGGGTTGCTTGTTTTGTATCGGCCTGTTTAGTGGCAGGCATGGCAGCAAGAGCGTTTTGTACGGTATCAAAATCGCTTTCTGCCAATTTTGTCCAGTTGGCTACTTGCTCTTCGGTAATCTTACCCTCTGCTTTGGCGGTATTAATAAGGTTAGTTACCTTAGCCGTATTAGCGGTCTTTAGCTCATTTTCCAGCTTGGTGATTTTAGCATCACGGGTGGTGAGCTCCTCTTTTACCTTAGCTAAAAACCTGTCATCATCATCGCTTTCGGTAAGGCTGTTGCTAATGTTGAACGCGCCAAACATGGCTATCAACTGCATTTTCAGTTTATTCATTTCCGGTTTGTTTTGGTTAAGTTGGTTGTATATGGCCCATACTTCCGAGGGCTTTTTATTGGTCACTAAAGGGGCTGTTTTAACACCGTCACTTTCAATTATTTTGGTGGCAATGCCATATTGCAGGCATTGCTGGGCGTTTAACCACGTCATTTTGCCCGGCTGCATCCAGCTTTTCACTACGTTTTCAGGCTGTCCGGTTTGTTTCATTATGAAGGCAATAACCTTTGCCTCCATATCCTTCATCAGGGTAACCTGCCCTTCCATGCCTTCCACTTCACCTTGATACCCTCCGATTGGCCGGTGAATCATCACCATAGCATTTTGCATCATCCACCGCTCTTTGCACGATAAAAAAAGCATCCCGCCCATACTGGCGGCCATGCCTTCGTTGATGCCTATGGTGTTTACCGGGCTTGTGCTGATAATGTCGGTAATGGGCCAGCCTTCCAGCATACTTCCACCGTTGCAATGGATAGGGATTTTAATAGTGGGGTATGCCGATGCCAGTTGTAAGAAAGGCCCCCTGAAACTTGAATAATCAATCTCATTATCATCAGTGCCTATGTCACCGATAATTCTTATTTCAGGAACATCGCCCGAATTGATTATTTGAAACCACTGATTTGGCATAATTGTTACGCAAAGATTGCCACAATGGCAGTACGTAACAAGTTGCTATTTCTCATAATGTCATAAAAAAGGACATTATGACACTAAAAAAGCACATAAGAAATTTGCCATAATGGCAGTACAAAAGGGGTTTACCATCTTTGTGAGTGAAATGGCACTAACAGATAAAAAAAATCAAGCCAAACAGCTATACCTCGAAACCGACCTTACCCAAAAGGATATTGCCGCAATGCTTTGTGTTAGCGAGGTAACCCTATCAAAGTGGGCACAAAAAGGGAACTGGGAGGGCGAAAAGGCGGCAGACCTTCTTAGCAAAACCAGCTTGGTAAAGATGATTTATGATGAAATAGCCGCCAAGAAAAAGGCCGGGGAGCGGTTAAGCGCTGATGATGCCATAAAGTATGCAAAGGCTATTGACCTTGTTAGCAGCAAAAGTGTTAATGCGTCAAGCGCAATCAATGTGTTTAAACAGTTTACCGCTTGGTTGCAGGGCCGTGATTTAAAAACGGCCAAACAAATCATTTCATTCCAAAAAGAATTCGTAGCTGAACTATTAACCAATGGCACTTCAAATTAAAAAACGGGAATATGATGAGTGGCTGGAATTCTGTCAAAGGGTTGCGTCAGCCACAGATATTCCTGTCAACGAAAAAATTGCGGATAAAGAAGAGCGCAAAAACAGGCTTTTAAAGAATGAAAACTATAATGAGTTTGTTAAATATTACTTTCCTCATTACTGCGATGACGGAAAAACAGACTGCGCCTATTTTCACAAAGAGGCCAACGAAGAAATAAGTAATGACCCTAACATATTAGCGGTATTGGAATGGCCCCGTGAACACGCAAAATCCGTTCATGCTGATATTATTATTCCGCTTCGTTTAAAAGCAAAAGGGGAATTGACCGGCATGGTGCTGGTGGGGAAAAACAATGATGATGCCTGCAACCTTTTGTCCGATGTACAGGTAGAACTGCAACACAACAAGAGATACATAAACGATTTTGGAGAACAGTTTAGCTTTGGTAACTGGCAGGATGGGGACTTTACTACAAAAGACGGGATTAACTTTAGCGGCCTTGGAAGGCAACAAAGTCCACGCGGTATGCGAGAACGCGAAAAACGACCCAACTATTGCGTAATTGATGATATAGATGACGATGAGTTGGTAGAGAACACCAAGCGGGTTAAAAAGGTCGTAAAATGGATATTCGGAGCATTGTACTTTGCATTAGGCATCAAGGGTGCGCGGGTAGTTGTGGCAGGAAACCGAATACACCCCAAAAGTGTACTTGCCCATGTTGTAGGCGATATTAAGCCGGGCGCTCCCACGCGTGAAGGCATCTATCATAGCAAGGTATATGCAACCGAAAACCCAAAAGGGGTTAAATGTTATTTGGAGGCTGGTGGTAAGCCTGCGTGGAAGGAAAGGTACACTCCTGAAGAACTTAGCCGGAAAATAAAAAAAGCAGGCATCTATCACAAACCCGAATTTTACCACGAAAGCGGCGTTGACGGTACAATATTTAAAGATTCTTTGATTAAATGGAAGCCGATGCCCGCAAAAACATGGGGCAAATACAAAGTAGTGATAGGCTACTTTGACCCTTCATTCGAAGACAATCCAACAAGCGACTATAAAGCGGTAAGCGTATGGGGCCTATATATATCCGGCTCAAGTGACTATGAATTCCATTGTCTAAAAAAGTTTGTTCGACAATGTGACCTTGATGAGCCTTTTGAATTTATGAGCCAAATGGATGATGCAATACAAACCGGGGTTGGTATTATTTGGTACGTAGAGCGGCAGTTTATGAACAAACCAATCAGGGAAGCATTAAAACGTCACAATAACCGCCGCAAAGTGCGCGGAAAAAAACCATTAATGCTTATCCCTGACGCGAGGGATAAAGAGAACAAGTTTACCCGGATTATAAAAATGTCCCCTGAGTATTTAGACGGCCATGTATATAATAACCTTGAGGAAATTAACGATGCCGACATGATAGAAGGGACTGAGCAACTTAAAGGTATTGAACCGGGCTATCGTTCCGCAGATGATTCCCCCGACGCTGATGAAGGGGCGTGGAATTACCTATACCCGCACATACCCGATAATGATTTTAAACCTATAATCCGTAAAAGACAACATGCAATTGGATGGTAAACAGTTTGAAACAGTGAAAACACTGTTAATGGATATTGGCCTTGGGGCAATAAACATAGTGGCTTGGACAGCCAGCATATCACAAGGGTTAAACCTGTTACAGCAAATAGCAACATTGGTTGTAACAGGGTTAAGCATCTACCTGCTCATCATGCGGATAAAGAAGTTTAAAAAGCAAAAAAACAACAACGACGATGGAGACAACCTTTTTATTGGATAAAGACTACCGGATGGTAGTACGCGATGAGGTAAAGCAAATACTCATGCAGGCGGATAATTCGGTATTGAAGATGGCCGAAGAAACCGCCATTGAAGAAATAAAAAGTTACCTGTCGGGGCGTTACGATGTCGCTAAAATTTTTGTGCAGCTATACAGGTTTATCCCAAACCAGCAATGGGGCGCAGAGGATTACGTGTATAATACTGACGATACGGTTTACAAAGCATTGGTGGACAGTCCGGGTGATGATTTTACAGATGCTGGTGACTGGCAGGCAAGCGACCCACGCAATAAGCTGGTGGTAAGTTTTGCCGTTAAAGTAGCTGTTTACCACCTGCACAGCCATATCAGCCCGCGCAATATCCCCGAACTGCGTGTAAAGCAATACGATGATACTATTGCTTTTTTAAAGCTGGCCGCAAACGGCAAAACAAATATTGACTTACCCCTGCTCGAAGATGTAGGGGCACAAGGTACTTTCAGGCTCGGCTCCAATCTCAAAACAAGCCAGCGGTGGTAATAATTAAACGGTGTTTAAACCCTGTATAAATGAATATTTTACAACGGATATTTTCAAAAAAAGAAACCCCTCAAAATGTTGTTTCCAACGACTTGAAGCGGATGGCAAAAAAAGACCCGGGCGCCTTTATGATTTCTATCATAAAACAACAGCGCAGCCTTTTTAATAAAGAAATAAATACTTGGAAGGCAGCAAGGGCAGAGGCATTGGACATATACAACCCAAAACGGATTTTATTAACCGAACTGTACAGGGATATTGAACTGGACGGGTTTATCAGGGGCATTAGTAAAAACAGGGTACTCAGGGTGAGCAACAAGCCTTTTAAAATTGTAAACGGCTCTACAGGCAAAGAGGACAAGGAAAAAACACGCCTATTGCACAAACGCTGGTTTAAACTGCTAATAAAGCAAGCTGTCCGCGCATCCTATCACGGCCATAGCCTTGTGTATTTTAAAGAGCCCGACCCTGTTACAGGGCTGTTTAAACAAATTGAATTGGTGCCCCGCGAGCACGTTGTACCCGAATGGAATGCAGTATTTCCCGACCCGCGAGGGTTTGAATATTTTGATTACAGCCAGCCACCGTTCTCAGATTTTATAATCCCTATCGACGGGGAGGAAGATTTGGGGCTTTTTGATGCCGCTGCACCGTTGTATATCATTAAAAAGCATAGTTGGCAAAACTGGGATGAGTTTGAAGAAATGTTTGGCCTGCCTATCCGCATAGCCCAAACCGCCAGCCAGGACAAAAAGGTGCTTGCCGAGATTGAAAAATGGATGCAGGAAATGGGCAGCGCTGCCTACGGCATATTCCCCTCAGATACGGTACTGGATATAAAAGAAAACAAGCAAACCGATGCGTTTGATGTGTTTTACCAAAAAATCAAAGGCTGTAACGAGGAGTTGGAAATACTGCTGACAGGCAACAAAAATGCCAGTCAGGAAGGGGGTACCTACGGCAAGCAGGAAGCCCTTTTGGTAGAGCAGGATGAGGTTACAAAAGACGATATGGGGTTTGTTGAGGATTTGGTGAATGATGAAATTTTGCCCCGCCTGCGTTTATACGGCTACCCTTTGGGCGAAGATGATGTGTTTGCATTTGATAACACTGAACGCTTAGGCATTAAAGAAATGGCTGACGTATATAAAGTGGTGGTAAAAGACATGGGGTTTGAGGTGGACGAGGAGGAGATGAACGAGCGACTGAGCATAAAAACCAATGGCCGCCGTAAACCAACAAAAGCCGCCGAACCTTTGGCCGACAAAAACAAACAGGAGGTTTTGAAAAACTTTATTGCCCAACAGAAAGCAATAGCCAAGCTGTATTTTAACAAAGATGTGTAACAGGGCCGCGCATATAGTTATGGAGCTTCCCTATGCCATTCGCAAAAAGCTGGATGAATTGGGAAACAGTATGGCAAACAAGCTGTGGAACGGTGAAATTACCGCAAAAGGCATCCATACCGCTACATCGGTTTATACATTTAAAGAGTTGCGCAAGGGGCTGTTTAAGACTTTGGGAGGGGGGTTTGATACCCTGAAACCCGGCACGCCTTTATACAACCGCGCCGCACAAATAGAACTGGATGCCCTTTTGTTTTCTGCCCTGAAAAACAACCGGCTGTGCGCGGCCATGTCTTCATTAAAAAGTTTTGGGGTGGATAAAGAAACCTTTATGCGTGAGTTTAAGCTGGCATTTGATACCAGCTATATTACCCAACTGGATGCAGAACTGGATCATGTACGGGCGGTAACCGAAAGCGCAAAACAGTGGAGCGAAGCAGTAGAACGCGCAGCAGACGGGTTTGACTGGCTTAAATACCATACCATGCAGGATGAGAGGGTGCGCGATGAGCACCGACCATGGGACAATATAAAACTACCCCTTACGCACAGCTTTTGGCGCACGCATTACCCTCCCAATGGTTACCGCTGCCGCTGTTATGCTACCAGCGATTTTGAAGGTCCCGAAGTACACCCTTTGGAAAGCGAATTAAAAGCCAACCCATTGGCAGCGGAATTCCGCCGGAACTTTGGCGCGGACGGCAAAGCCTTTACCGGCTCACCCACCCACCCCTATATTAAAGACTTTGATTTTGCTGCCATGCGCCCACTCAATCTTCAAATCAATGCCCTGAAAACAGAACTACAGGCATATACACAAGTGAAGGGCACAGCAGTATATGAACACCCGCTAATTAACCCTGCTGAGGTAGAAATGAACCGAAAACAGGCTGTGCGCCTGTCAAAAACTACCGGGGCAAAAATCACACTTACCCCTGATGCAAAACTTACGGGTTTTAAAAACCCCGACAGTATTGCCGCAAAAAAACCAGTTGAATTTAAGCACATCACGGGCAGCAACGTAACTAACACCATAAAGCGGGATGTAAGCCATGCAGGCAAGCAAGGGGCGCACACTGTGTGCCTTTTTATCGAAACTGAGGCATATAATAAGGCCGCCGTAATACGTGCATTAAAAGCGGTGGCCGGACAGCCCGAAAATTACACCGGGGTAAAACTTATCGTGCTGCAATTGGATTTTTTGGAAACGGATATACTGATTGAACGGGACAGAATAGGGGACTTTGATTTTGATATGCTGCCCTAAAACGCCAAAAGCCACCTTGCGGCAGCTTTTGGTTGGAGCCGTCGCCGCTTGTGGTTAGCAAACTGGCGGCGGCAAAACAGTACAAATATAATAAAGAACGGTGAAATGAAAAAATCGCTTGAGTATGTGATTAATATGCGCCCCGGCGATATGCGCGGGGTAGATATGGGCAAGGCTAAAGTAATGGGGCTGGATAGGGCCGTTAAAACCTTGGGCAATGATTTTGCCAAAAGTACCCAAACACTGGCTACGCAGATTGACCGCAGCATGGGCCAGCTTACCACCCGGTTAGACAGGCACATGCGCATTATGGGCCACAAATATAACAAGGCACTTGGGGTGATGGGTAACAATGGTGGGGGGGGTGGTAAGTCAGGTGGAGGTGGGTTGTTTGAAATGGGTGCATTATCACGGTTTCTTGCCCCGGCAGCTATTATAGGGGCCGGAAAAATGGCTATTGATTTTTCTGATCAGGCTACAGAGGTTAAAATGCAGGTGCAAAGCCTTGATAATGCTATCAAGTTTGCCAACGCAAAAGAAGGTGAAAAAAACCTGTTGTATTTAGACCAAACAGCCAATAAGCTGGGTAATGATTTGATGGCTGCCAAAGAGGGGTTTGCCCTGTTAAGCGCGGGGGCATTGGGCACTAAAATAACCAATGTTCAGGTAAAGGATATGTACGAAAGTGTGGCCGGGGCACTTACGGTGATGGGCAGGAGTGCCGAAGACCAAAAGGGCACTTTTTTAGCCCTTAGCCAAATCATGGGCAAGGGCAAGGTACAGGCCGAGGAATTGAGGGGTCAGATAGGTGAGCGCATACCGGGGGCGTTTAACATCGCAGCGCGGGCAATGGGGGTAACCAATGCCCAATTGGATAAAATGATGGCAGACGGTAAACTGATGGCCGAAGACTTTTTACCCAAATTTGCTGCGGAATTAAAGCGAACTTTTGCCAGCGGTTTGCCAACAGCAATGCAAAGCACCCGTGCTGAAATGACCCGCATTGAAAACCAAACCGTAAAAACAATGGCGGTACTGGGTGATCAGTTGGAAGGGGTAAGTTTGGGGTGGAAACAAGTGAAACTGGCGGCTATGCAAGCACTCAGTGAGTATTTACCTAAACAGGACGTTGCAAAGCCATTGTACGCTGTTAATGCGGAACTGAATAAAAATTTTGAAACACTGCAAAGTTTAATTCCCGGAACTGAAGAATATAATGCGTTGCGGGAAAAGATTAACTCCACCTATCCCCAATACCTGCAAAACCTGATAACTGAAAAAGATACGCTTTGGGATTTAAAGTATGCGCAGGAACAGGCAAACGAAGTTATGAAAGCCCGAAGGGTGGGGATGATTGGGAAAGAGCGTATAAAAGAACTTGAGGAGGAAAAGCGGGCCACCTTACACTTAATGGCCTACAGCGAGCGCAAAATACTTGATGTGGAAGCCCGGCGCAGAATGGGGGACAAAGCAGGGTTGTTTGAAGCCAATTTTAACGATCAAATATCGCAACACCTAAAACTTATAGACGGAGCCAAAAATGCCCTTACTGAAATAGACAATAAAATTACCCGTGAGCGGGATATAACCTTTAAAGTTAGTTTTGAAGGTAACCGCAGGGGTTTGTTGAACGACGCAAAAAGCATACAGGAGTTAGCTATGGCGATGTACGGGCAAAACGCAGGTGATTATAGCAAGGCCAGCCCGCAGGCAATTGCCGGGTTAGTAACTGCTGCTAACCGTAAATTTGGGAGCCAGGTGCAGTTTAGTTCTTTTGGATTAAAACAGGACAAAAAAGGGAACTGGGTATTTGGTTCTGATGATGCTACCGGTGTGGCCGGTGGCGGTTCGGGTTCACCGTACAGCCCCACAGTATCGGCGGGGCGCAGCGTGCGCAACGTAAGCGTGCAAATTGAAAACCTTATACGGGAATTTACAGTTAACACCAGCAGCACCAACGAGGCCATCCCGGACATGAAACGCGGGGTAACCGATTCGCTTACCCGTGCTGTAACTGATTTTGAAAGCGCATTGTAATGCAACAAAACCGTAACTACATAACCTTTGAGCGGATAAAGCAAAATTTTCGCAACCGCAACCATGTGGCTATGCGCAATATTGCTTTTTTGGCTGCCCAGTTTTTCCGCGAAAACTTTAAGCGGGGCGGGGTACAAAACGGCACTTTTACCCCTTGGAAACAACGCAAGTTTGAGTTTCCCGGCAAGCGCAGGCAATTGTTGTACAAAGGGGGCGAGTTATTCAGGGGCATACAGCACATGACGGCACGCAACAAGGCCATTGTATTTAATAACGTAAACTATGCGCTTATACACCAGCAGGGCGGCGAAATACCCGTTACCCCTGCTATGCGCCGTTTTTTTTGGGCAATGGCCTATAAAGCCGGTGCAGGCAAATCATTAAAAAAAGACGGAACGCCTGGCAACAGCCAAAAAAACAAAAGCCTTGACGCTGCGGGTGAAATATGGCGCAACCTTGCTTTAACCAAAAAACAAACCCTTACCGTCCCCTCACGCCCTATATTTTACCATAGTGTTGATTTGGAACGTAAAATAGAACGGTATATAAACACACACATTCAATCATTACAGCGATGAGTATAAAGAAAAACCTATTTTTAGCCCTTCAGGAACAATTACGCACTGTTGACCGTATGCAGTGGGTGGATAAGAACATGGGACAGGTACGCCTGTTGGATGATACCGGTGCGCTGGTACCCATGCCCGCAGTACTGATTGAATTTAGCGAGGCCGCTTATGCACGCACAGGGGCAGGGGTGCAACGCGGGCAATGTGTAGTACGCTTTACCGTGTTGTATGAAAACTATGCCGACAGCCATGCGGACAGCACCAACAAAGATGTTGCGCTGCGCTATTTTGATTTTACCGAAGCGGTTTATAAAGCACTTGAGGGGTTTGAATATCCCGGATGTACACCTTTAACACGAATGGGCGAAGAGGAGGACAACGACCATAGTAATTTTATTG from Bacteroidota bacterium harbors:
- a CDS encoding DUF1320 domain-containing protein, with the translated sequence METTFLLDKDYRMVVRDEVKQILMQADNSVLKMAEETAIEEIKSYLSGRYDVAKIFVQLYRFIPNQQWGAEDYVYNTDDTVYKALVDSPGDDFTDAGDWQASDPRNKLVVSFAVKVAVYHLHSHISPRNIPELRVKQYDDTIAFLKLAANGKTNIDLPLLEDVGAQGTFRLGSNLKTSQRW
- a CDS encoding DUF935 family protein, which codes for MNILQRIFSKKETPQNVVSNDLKRMAKKDPGAFMISIIKQQRSLFNKEINTWKAARAEALDIYNPKRILLTELYRDIELDGFIRGISKNRVLRVSNKPFKIVNGSTGKEDKEKTRLLHKRWFKLLIKQAVRASYHGHSLVYFKEPDPVTGLFKQIELVPREHVVPEWNAVFPDPRGFEYFDYSQPPFSDFIIPIDGEEDLGLFDAAAPLYIIKKHSWQNWDEFEEMFGLPIRIAQTASQDKKVLAEIEKWMQEMGSAAYGIFPSDTVLDIKENKQTDAFDVFYQKIKGCNEELEILLTGNKNASQEGGTYGKQEALLVEQDEVTKDDMGFVEDLVNDEILPRLRLYGYPLGEDDVFAFDNTERLGIKEMADVYKVVVKDMGFEVDEEEMNERLSIKTNGRRKPTKAAEPLADKNKQEVLKNFIAQQKAIAKLYFNKDV
- a CDS encoding tape measure protein; this encodes MKKSLEYVINMRPGDMRGVDMGKAKVMGLDRAVKTLGNDFAKSTQTLATQIDRSMGQLTTRLDRHMRIMGHKYNKALGVMGNNGGGGGKSGGGGLFEMGALSRFLAPAAIIGAGKMAIDFSDQATEVKMQVQSLDNAIKFANAKEGEKNLLYLDQTANKLGNDLMAAKEGFALLSAGALGTKITNVQVKDMYESVAGALTVMGRSAEDQKGTFLALSQIMGKGKVQAEELRGQIGERIPGAFNIAARAMGVTNAQLDKMMADGKLMAEDFLPKFAAELKRTFASGLPTAMQSTRAEMTRIENQTVKTMAVLGDQLEGVSLGWKQVKLAAMQALSEYLPKQDVAKPLYAVNAELNKNFETLQSLIPGTEEYNALREKINSTYPQYLQNLITEKDTLWDLKYAQEQANEVMKARRVGMIGKERIKELEEEKRATLHLMAYSERKILDVEARRRMGDKAGLFEANFNDQISQHLKLIDGAKNALTEIDNKITRERDITFKVSFEGNRRGLLNDAKSIQELAMAMYGQNAGDYSKASPQAIAGLVTAANRKFGSQVQFSSFGLKQDKKGNWVFGSDDATGVAGGGSGSPYSPTVSAGRSVRNVSVQIENLIREFTVNTSSTNEAIPDMKRGVTDSLTRAVTDFESAL